From the Peromyscus leucopus breed LL Stock chromosome 8b, UCI_PerLeu_2.1, whole genome shotgun sequence genome, one window contains:
- the Naa60 gene encoding N-alpha-acetyltransferase 60: MTEVVPSSALSEVSLRLLCHDDIDTVKHLCADWFPIEYPDSWYRDITSNKKFFSLAATYRGAIVGMIVAEIKNRTKIHKEDGDILASSFSVDTQVAYILSLGVVKEFRKHGIGSLLLESLKDHISTTAQDHCKAIYLHVLTTNNTAINFYENRDFKQHHYLPYYYSIRGVLKDGFTYVLYINGGHPPWTILDYIQHLGSALANLSPCSIPHRLYRQAHSLLCSFLPWSGISTKGGIQYSRTM, from the exons ATGACAGAGGTGGTGCCTTCCAGCGCCCTCAGCGAGGTCAGCCTGCGCCTCCTCTGCCACGATGACATAGACACCGTGAAGCACCTGTGTGCCGACTGGTTCCCCATTGA GTACCCAGACTCATGGTATCGTGACATCACATCCAACAAGAAGTTCTTCTCTCTTGCTGCAACCTACAGAGGTGCCATCGTGGGGATGATAGTAGCTGAAATAAAGAATAGgaccaaaatacataaagag GATGGAGATATTCTAGCCTCCAGCTTTTCTGTGGATACACAAGTTGCATACATTCTAAGCCTGGGAGTGGTGAAAGAATTCAGAAAACACGGCATAG gtTCCCTTTTACTAGAAAGTTTAAAGGATCATATTTCAACCACTGCCCAGGACCACTGCAAAGCCATCTACCTACATGTCCTCACCACCAACAATACAGCAATAAACTTCTATGAAAACAGAGACTTTAAGCAGCATCACTATCTGCCGTATTATTACTCCATCCGAGGGGTCCTCAAAGATGGCTTCACCTACGTCCTCTACATCAATGGCGGCCACCCTCCCTGGACCATCTT AGACTACATCCAGCACCTGGGCTCAGCGCTAGCCAATCTGAGTCCCTGCTCCATCCCACACAGGCTCTACCGCCAGGCCCACAGCCTGCTCTGCAGCTTTCTGCCATGGTCCGGCATCTCCACCAAAGGTGGCATCCAATACAGCCGGACCATGTGA